The following coding sequences are from one Microbulbifer sp. TB1203 window:
- a CDS encoding DUF58 domain-containing protein, with product MPTVISHTELNPRGAYPEVTPLVQLRAIARQLQLFKPHLAKSDQAGNLLTRYRGRGMNFEEVRDYQPGDDVRTIDWRVTARTGKTHTKLYQEERERPVVILVDLRSPMFFGSRQAFKSVAASGIAAALAWAGLQNGDRIGALLYSDGDFETVRPRRSHHAVLSMIHGTVARAGALRSPVPEGTAQPLKQLLEEARRITRPGSALFLISDCHDLNETCEQPLYLLGRHADLQVLRISDPMERELPEQSLTISDGRQRTFLNAGNRPLREHFADHQTQARAEVAQLCRRHRLPLLDFDNTRPLVPALLSYYGQRQKAGGRLTR from the coding sequence ATGCCCACTGTCATTTCCCACACCGAACTGAATCCCCGCGGCGCCTATCCGGAAGTGACGCCGCTGGTCCAACTGCGCGCCATCGCCCGCCAGCTGCAGCTGTTCAAACCGCATCTGGCGAAAAGCGACCAGGCCGGAAACCTGCTCACCCGCTACCGTGGCCGCGGCATGAATTTCGAGGAGGTGCGCGACTATCAGCCCGGCGACGACGTGCGCACCATCGACTGGCGGGTAACCGCGCGCACCGGCAAGACCCACACCAAGCTCTACCAGGAGGAGCGGGAGCGACCGGTTGTCATCCTGGTGGATCTGCGCTCACCAATGTTTTTTGGCAGTCGCCAGGCATTCAAGTCCGTCGCCGCCAGCGGCATCGCCGCCGCCCTGGCCTGGGCGGGCCTGCAGAACGGCGATCGCATCGGTGCCCTGCTGTATTCCGACGGTGACTTCGAAACCGTTCGCCCGCGTCGCAGTCATCACGCTGTCCTGTCGATGATTCACGGCACAGTGGCCCGCGCCGGCGCCCTGCGGAGCCCGGTGCCCGAGGGGACCGCGCAACCGCTCAAACAGCTCCTGGAGGAAGCCCGGCGCATTACCCGCCCCGGCAGCGCCCTGTTCCTCATCAGCGACTGCCACGACTTGAACGAGACCTGCGAGCAGCCCCTCTATCTGCTCGGCCGCCATGCGGACCTTCAGGTACTGCGGATCAGCGACCCGATGGAACGGGAGCTGCCGGAGCAGTCGCTGACCATTTCCGACGGCCGCCAGCGCACCTTCCTGAACGCCGGCAACCGCCCGTTGCGCGAACATTTTGCCGACCACCAGACCCAGGCCCGCGCGGAAGTGGCCCAGCTTTGTCGGCGGCACCGGTTGCCGCTGCTGGATTTCGACAACACCCGCCCGCTGGTGCCAGCGCTGCTCTCTTACTACGGCCAGCGGCAGAAGGCCGGTGGGAGGTTGACCCGATGA
- a CDS encoding VWA domain-containing protein, producing MFFSELHQFHFLRPQFLWLLLPAALLCWGLARTVLNSGNLQKIIDPDLLPHLLLRGGEKRPWLFALIFALLAGAILALAGPTWRKLPTPVYSNQDALVILLDLSPSMMATDLSPDRLTRARLKILDILKERKDGLTALVAYGGEAHVVTPLTEDTVTIANLVPALSPSIVPVPGSNIEMAVETGLQLLRDGANGNGDLLAVTDGIDESALGGVKKLVSEAGVELSILAVGSGEGSPIPRGNGGGFATDSNGAIIIANFNAGELRKLARESGGRFAEITVDDSDIHYLLPEGETPQQAQLTEREFDQWREEGPWLILLLLPLTALLFRRGALACALPLALLLPQHSDAQELWRTPDQRGEELLEQGEPEQAAKTFKNPRWRGTANYRAGNFPAAAENFAQSDDPQGLYNLGNSLTQQGRYDEAIAAYDEALKQQPQMADARHNREIAEKLRELQKQQQQQQQSQQNQSDQQQQQQQQSGDNEQQQNQSGQQQQSQQGSDSGNSGSQDTQEQQQAGEQPPEQPSEQGQQESEKQEQQTAKGENGERQEQQQGEPQRAGAEESHLDPETQQALDQWLRQIPDDPAGLMREKFKYESLQRRRAYRSGEWQPPENGATQRW from the coding sequence ATGTTTTTCTCCGAACTGCACCAATTCCATTTCCTGCGCCCCCAGTTCCTCTGGCTGCTGCTGCCGGCCGCCCTGCTCTGCTGGGGCCTGGCGCGCACCGTGCTGAACAGCGGCAACCTGCAAAAAATTATCGACCCGGACCTGCTGCCCCATCTGCTCTTGCGCGGCGGGGAAAAACGCCCCTGGCTGTTCGCGCTGATTTTCGCCCTGCTCGCCGGCGCTATCCTGGCGCTGGCGGGCCCCACTTGGCGCAAGCTGCCCACGCCGGTGTACAGCAACCAGGACGCGCTGGTGATCCTGCTGGACCTGTCGCCGTCGATGATGGCCACCGACCTGTCGCCGGACCGCCTCACCCGCGCGCGGCTGAAAATTCTCGATATTCTCAAGGAGCGCAAAGACGGCCTCACCGCCCTGGTAGCCTACGGCGGTGAGGCCCATGTGGTCACTCCGCTCACTGAGGACACCGTCACCATCGCCAACCTGGTGCCCGCCCTGTCACCGTCGATTGTGCCTGTGCCCGGCAGCAATATCGAAATGGCAGTGGAGACGGGCCTCCAACTGCTGCGGGACGGCGCCAATGGCAACGGCGACCTGCTTGCGGTCACCGACGGCATCGATGAATCGGCACTGGGCGGAGTGAAGAAACTGGTTTCCGAAGCCGGCGTCGAACTGTCGATACTGGCCGTCGGCAGCGGCGAGGGCAGCCCCATCCCCCGGGGCAATGGCGGCGGCTTCGCCACCGACAGTAACGGCGCGATCATCATCGCCAATTTCAATGCCGGCGAACTGAGAAAGCTGGCCCGGGAAAGCGGCGGCCGCTTCGCCGAAATCACCGTGGACGACAGCGATATCCATTACCTGCTGCCAGAGGGTGAAACGCCGCAGCAGGCCCAGCTCACCGAGCGCGAATTCGACCAGTGGCGCGAAGAGGGCCCGTGGCTGATCCTGCTGCTGTTGCCCTTGACCGCCCTGCTGTTCCGCCGCGGCGCCCTCGCCTGCGCCCTTCCCCTGGCCCTGCTGCTGCCGCAACACAGCGACGCCCAGGAACTGTGGCGCACCCCGGACCAGCGCGGTGAGGAACTGCTGGAACAGGGAGAACCGGAACAGGCCGCGAAGACCTTCAAGAACCCCCGCTGGCGCGGCACCGCCAACTACCGCGCAGGTAACTTCCCCGCCGCGGCAGAGAATTTTGCACAAAGTGATGACCCTCAGGGGCTCTATAATCTCGGCAACAGCCTCACCCAGCAGGGCCGCTACGACGAGGCCATCGCCGCCTACGACGAGGCACTGAAACAGCAGCCGCAGATGGCCGACGCCCGGCACAACCGCGAGATCGCAGAAAAGCTCAGGGAATTGCAGAAACAACAACAACAGCAGCAGCAATCGCAGCAGAATCAATCCGACCAGCAGCAACAGCAACAACAGCAGTCCGGAGACAACGAACAACAGCAGAACCAGAGCGGGCAACAGCAACAGAGCCAGCAGGGCTCCGATTCCGGAAACAGCGGCTCGCAGGATACCCAGGAGCAGCAACAGGCGGGTGAGCAGCCGCCAGAACAGCCATCCGAGCAGGGACAACAGGAATCAGAAAAACAGGAACAGCAGACGGCCAAGGGCGAAAACGGAGAGAGGCAAGAGCAGCAACAGGGCGAGCCCCAGCGGGCCGGTGCCGAGGAAAGCCACCTGGACCCGGAGACCCAGCAGGCCCTGGACCAATGGCTGCGCCAGATTCCCGACGATCCCGCCGGCCTGATGCGCGAGAAATTCAAATATGAAAGCCTGCAGCGCCGCCGCGCCTACCGCAGCGGCGAATGGCAGCCCCCGGAGAACGGAGCCACGCAGAGATGGTAG
- a CDS encoding DUF4381 domain-containing protein, producing MRFTPAQQPPPSPEAQELLAQLRDIHEPSPVSWWPPAPGWWLLGALILTAVAAAIFFWHRQRKIRARNRYRVEAVRLLQDVAPANPRAVEQINEILKRVAVASFGRPACGNLTGRRWIEFLENSSGNELPAEAREALLEHLYRRPDKNPEWDRKLRDCTVALRDCAIQWVESHQREANGV from the coding sequence ATGAGATTCACTCCAGCGCAACAGCCCCCGCCCAGCCCCGAAGCACAGGAACTACTGGCCCAACTGCGCGATATCCACGAACCATCGCCGGTCAGCTGGTGGCCGCCGGCGCCCGGCTGGTGGCTGCTGGGAGCACTGATTCTCACCGCCGTGGCCGCGGCGATTTTCTTTTGGCACCGGCAGCGAAAAATCCGCGCGCGCAACCGCTACCGCGTGGAAGCCGTGCGCCTGTTGCAGGATGTCGCCCCGGCCAATCCCCGCGCAGTCGAACAGATCAACGAAATTCTCAAGCGGGTGGCGGTCGCCAGCTTCGGCCGCCCAGCCTGCGGCAATCTCACCGGCCGGCGCTGGATCGAGTTCCTGGAAAATTCCTCCGGCAACGAACTCCCGGCCGAAGCCCGGGAGGCCCTGCTGGAACATCTTTACCGGCGACCGGATAAAAACCCGGAGTGGGACCGGAAGCTGCGCGATTGCACCGTAGCGCTGCGCGACTGCGCCATACAGTGGGTGGAATCCCACCAGCGGGAGGCCAACGGTGTTTGA
- a CDS encoding acetyltransferase produces the protein MALKKTLLILGAGGHGKAVAEAALLSGKWQRVCFADDRWPELHESFGCPVVASSSTLADVAGEMDAAIAAVGNNTLREQWQARLQDCGLPQATVMHPAASVSPSAELGAGSAVMALALVGVDARIGKGVIVNAHATVDYDAILGDFAHLGVGVHLAGGVQVGARAWLQAGCSAGYRVVVAEGEVLAPGTALIG, from the coding sequence ATGGCATTGAAAAAAACACTGTTGATTCTCGGTGCGGGTGGGCATGGTAAGGCGGTGGCCGAGGCAGCATTGTTATCGGGAAAGTGGCAACGGGTCTGTTTCGCGGATGACCGTTGGCCGGAATTGCACGAATCTTTCGGCTGCCCGGTGGTTGCTAGTAGTAGTACCTTGGCCGATGTGGCTGGGGAGATGGATGCGGCCATCGCTGCAGTGGGAAACAACACTTTGCGTGAACAATGGCAGGCTAGACTACAGGACTGTGGCCTGCCGCAGGCCACGGTGATGCATCCGGCCGCCTCCGTCAGCCCTAGCGCCGAACTGGGGGCGGGCAGTGCGGTGATGGCGCTGGCCCTGGTAGGGGTGGATGCACGGATTGGCAAAGGTGTTATCGTCAATGCCCATGCGACCGTCGATTATGATGCGATATTGGGCGATTTCGCTCATTTGGGCGTCGGCGTGCACTTGGCCGGCGGTGTGCAGGTGGGCGCGCGAGCGTGGTTGCAGGCGGGTTGCAGCGCGGGCTATCGCGTAGTGGTAGCCGAGGGGGAGGTGCTGGCACCGGGAACGGCGCTGATTGGGTAG
- a CDS encoding nucleoside-diphosphate sugar epimerase/dehydratase, whose amino-acid sequence MEKLRNWLLGLSRRNKRLLQVATDVLLVWLALWLAFAVRLGFDKPINPLAGHAWLFISAPLIAIPIFIRFGMYRAVMRYFGKDALITIFKAVTLSALVLALVVYWYREPPAVVPRSLVFNYWWLSLVMIGSLRLAMRQYFMGDWYEAVRQIPFINRGDHLPKVAIYGAGAAGNQLVAALRIGRVMRPVAFIDDDGGIATRVIAGLRVFKPKHIQQMIEQTGAQEILLAIPSASRARRREILDLLEGFPLHVRSVPGFMDLASGRVKVEDIQEVDIADLLGRDAVPPQKVLFERCIRGQVVMVTGAGGSIGSELCRQIVATGPTTLLLFEHSEFNLYSIHTELEQRIRRESLPVRLVPILGSIRNPGRLLDVMRTWAVNTVYHAAAYKHVPMVEHNIAEGVLNNVLGSLYTAQAAVKAGVEHFVLISTDKAVRPTNVMGSTKRLAEMVLQALSAESAPVLFGDGEAVHQVNKTRFTMVRFGNVLGSSGSVIPRFREQIKQGGPVTVTHPNITRYFMTIPEAAQLVIQAGAMGQGGDVFVLDMGRPVKIVELAEKMIHLSGLSVCSEKTPRGDIAIEFTGLRPGEKLYEELLIGDNVSPTDHPMIMRANEESLSWETFKAVMAKLLKAVERDDYDHVRQLLRETVSGYTPEGEIVDWIYRKRCTEPELV is encoded by the coding sequence ATGGAAAAGCTACGGAATTGGTTGTTGGGGTTGTCGCGTCGTAATAAGCGCCTGCTGCAAGTGGCCACAGATGTGCTGTTGGTGTGGCTGGCGCTGTGGCTGGCGTTTGCGGTTCGTTTGGGGTTCGACAAGCCGATCAACCCCTTAGCCGGGCATGCCTGGTTGTTTATCAGTGCGCCGTTGATTGCGATACCTATTTTTATCAGGTTCGGCATGTACCGGGCGGTGATGCGCTATTTCGGCAAGGATGCGCTGATCACCATTTTCAAAGCGGTAACGCTCTCGGCCCTGGTGCTGGCCTTGGTGGTCTATTGGTATCGCGAGCCGCCGGCTGTGGTGCCGCGCTCACTGGTATTCAACTATTGGTGGTTAAGCCTGGTGATGATCGGTAGCCTGCGCTTAGCCATGCGCCAGTATTTTATGGGCGATTGGTATGAGGCTGTCCGGCAAATCCCATTTATCAACCGGGGAGACCATTTACCGAAGGTGGCCATCTACGGTGCCGGTGCGGCAGGCAACCAACTGGTAGCGGCCTTGCGTATAGGCCGGGTTATGCGGCCGGTGGCTTTCATCGACGATGATGGTGGCATTGCTACCCGGGTGATCGCCGGCTTGCGGGTCTTCAAACCCAAGCATATTCAACAGATGATCGAGCAGACCGGAGCCCAGGAGATACTCCTTGCGATTCCGTCTGCCTCCCGTGCGCGGCGCCGCGAGATTCTCGATCTGCTTGAGGGCTTTCCCCTGCACGTGCGCAGCGTGCCGGGTTTCATGGACTTGGCCAGCGGTAGGGTCAAGGTCGAGGATATCCAGGAAGTAGATATCGCCGACCTGCTTGGGCGCGATGCGGTGCCACCGCAGAAAGTGCTTTTCGAGCGCTGCATCCGTGGCCAGGTGGTGATGGTGACAGGAGCTGGTGGCTCGATTGGCTCGGAGCTGTGCCGGCAGATCGTGGCGACTGGGCCGACCACTCTGCTGCTGTTCGAGCACAGCGAATTCAATCTTTACAGCATCCACACCGAGTTGGAGCAGCGAATCCGGCGCGAGTCGTTGCCAGTGCGTCTGGTGCCGATCCTGGGTTCAATTCGCAACCCGGGTCGTTTGCTGGATGTGATGCGCACCTGGGCGGTGAACACGGTGTATCACGCCGCGGCGTACAAGCATGTGCCGATGGTCGAGCACAATATCGCCGAGGGTGTGCTGAATAATGTGCTTGGCTCCTTGTATACCGCGCAGGCTGCGGTCAAGGCTGGGGTCGAGCATTTCGTGTTGATCTCCACCGATAAGGCGGTACGTCCGACCAATGTGATGGGCAGCACCAAACGCCTCGCGGAGATGGTGCTACAGGCCCTGAGTGCAGAGTCCGCGCCGGTGCTGTTCGGTGATGGCGAGGCTGTACACCAGGTCAACAAGACCCGTTTCACCATGGTGCGTTTCGGAAATGTGCTGGGCTCTTCGGGTTCGGTGATTCCGCGTTTCCGTGAGCAGATCAAGCAGGGGGGCCCTGTGACGGTGACGCACCCGAATATCACCCGCTACTTCATGACCATTCCCGAGGCTGCGCAGTTGGTCATTCAGGCAGGTGCCATGGGTCAGGGCGGTGATGTGTTCGTGCTGGACATGGGCAGGCCGGTGAAGATTGTCGAGCTGGCGGAGAAGATGATTCACCTCAGCGGGCTTAGTGTGTGCTCGGAGAAAACCCCACGCGGCGACATTGCCATTGAGTTCACCGGCTTACGGCCTGGTGAGAAGCTCTATGAGGAGTTGCTGATTGGTGACAACGTGAGCCCCACCGATCATCCGATGATCATGCGCGCCAATGAAGAGAGCCTGTCCTGGGAGACGTTCAAGGCCGTGATGGCGAAGCTGCTCAAGGCGGTCGAGCGGGATGATTACGACCACGTGCGTCAGCTGCTGCGGGAAACGGTGAGTGGTTACACGCCGGAAGGGGAGATCGTCGATTGGATTTACCGGAAGCGATGTACAGAACCTGAATTGGTCTAA
- a CDS encoding BatD family protein — MLILASTAHASDLTATVDRNQIGIDETLNLRLRYSGNESGGQPDFELLEQDFDILSRQQSNQYRVINGRAESFVEWTLTVAPKREGKLFVPSLHYHGNVSDAIPITVTEAGARPDGGDRQAFLEVELDKEQVYVQEQLLVKVRLYTTIGLHDIATEPLQVPGAHVEKLDEQRYERRIGGVAHAVYELTYALFPESSGELQIPALNYVAIAGRRDPFSLFNRNSQRLRLRSQPQSIQVMPKPDSYSGAQWLPAASLGLVQSWSQDPETFKVGEPITRIITLRAEGLRAAQLPPLPALNVEGLKTYPDQPQQEDQVGPNGITGSRIETTAIVATKPGDYQLPAITVTWWDTKSGRQRATQLPAFRFTVAGAPITSPQTATAEITPDAAPAPNHNRFWQTLAIAALGSHLLWLLYFWRRRAPREPHCRPTDNTTSQQQALALQEAAARGDAQEIHRTLQNWLTTNKSQLQPGDEELEKLRGLLNAALYQIPPKPLNQQQVQILVERLLKHKAGQAEKAAPAELPDLFA; from the coding sequence TTGCTTATCCTTGCCAGCACCGCCCACGCCTCCGACCTCACCGCCACCGTCGACCGCAACCAAATCGGCATCGACGAAACCCTCAATCTGCGCCTGCGCTACTCCGGCAACGAAAGCGGCGGCCAACCGGATTTCGAACTGCTGGAACAGGACTTCGATATCCTCTCCCGCCAGCAGTCCAACCAGTACCGGGTGATCAACGGCCGCGCCGAAAGCTTTGTCGAATGGACTCTGACCGTGGCACCGAAAAGGGAAGGCAAACTGTTCGTGCCCTCCCTGCATTACCACGGCAACGTCTCCGATGCCATCCCCATCACCGTCACTGAAGCCGGTGCCCGCCCGGACGGTGGCGACCGCCAGGCCTTCCTGGAAGTGGAACTGGATAAAGAACAGGTCTACGTACAGGAACAACTACTGGTCAAGGTCCGCCTCTACACCACCATCGGCCTGCACGACATCGCCACCGAGCCCCTCCAGGTTCCCGGCGCCCATGTGGAAAAGCTGGATGAACAGCGCTACGAACGGCGCATCGGCGGCGTGGCCCACGCCGTCTACGAACTGACTTACGCCCTCTTCCCGGAGAGCTCCGGCGAACTGCAGATCCCCGCGCTCAACTACGTCGCCATCGCCGGCCGCCGCGACCCCTTTTCCCTGTTCAACCGCAACAGCCAGCGGCTGCGGCTGCGCTCGCAACCCCAAAGCATTCAGGTAATGCCCAAACCCGACAGCTACAGCGGCGCCCAATGGCTCCCCGCCGCCAGCCTGGGACTGGTACAGAGCTGGAGCCAGGACCCGGAAACCTTCAAGGTCGGCGAACCCATCACCCGTATTATCACCCTGCGCGCCGAAGGCCTGCGCGCGGCGCAGCTGCCACCGCTGCCCGCACTGAACGTGGAAGGCTTGAAGACCTACCCGGACCAGCCGCAGCAAGAGGATCAGGTGGGACCGAATGGTATTACTGGCAGCCGGATAGAAACTACCGCCATAGTGGCCACCAAGCCTGGGGATTATCAGTTGCCGGCGATTACGGTGACCTGGTGGGATACCAAGAGTGGGCGGCAGCGGGCTACGCAGTTGCCTGCTTTCCGATTCACGGTTGCCGGCGCACCAATCACAAGCCCACAAACAGCCACAGCCGAGATCACGCCCGATGCGGCCCCAGCGCCAAATCACAACCGATTCTGGCAAACCCTCGCCATCGCAGCACTCGGTTCGCACCTACTCTGGCTGCTCTATTTCTGGCGCCGGCGCGCCCCACGCGAGCCGCATTGCCGCCCCACAGACAACACAACCAGCCAACAACAAGCTCTCGCCCTGCAGGAAGCAGCCGCAAGAGGTGACGCCCAGGAAATACACCGGACTCTGCAAAACTGGCTAACTACCAACAAATCACAGTTACAACCCGGAGATGAGGAACTGGAAAAACTCAGGGGATTACTAAACGCCGCCCTGTACCAGATACCGCCTAAACCGTTAAACCAGCAACAGGTACAGATACTGGTGGAGAGATTGCTGAAACACAAAGCCGGGCAAGCAGAAAAGGCAGCGCCAGCCGAGCTGCCGGATTTATTCGCTTAA
- a CDS encoding VWA domain-containing protein, which produces MFEFATPWVFALLPLPWLARRLLPRARPLTSALKVPFYSELSQSGDAGQGNLANLLLLSLLWLLLLTAAARPQWYGEPIAQKSSARDLLVAVDISGSMETPDMLLDGRPAMRVEAVKRVVSDFVERREGDRLGLVLFGTRAYLQAPLTYDRKTVGTLLQEAQIGFAGQGTAIGDAIGLAVKRLTQRPAEQRVLILLTDGANTAGEISPRKAAELAQQAGVTVYTIGVGAEEMIQPGLLGSRFGARRINPSRDLDSETLQAIADETGGQYFRAHNPQELVDIYNELDRLEPVEQEAASYRPLKSLYVWPLGAALLLTMLWAAVPLLASGSAEFQRRKAAPGNAELGSARRQLGKAGRRPAIEPSSAGEYSKRSQSA; this is translated from the coding sequence GTGTTTGAGTTCGCCACCCCCTGGGTCTTCGCCCTGCTGCCACTGCCCTGGCTGGCCCGCCGCCTGCTGCCCCGTGCCAGGCCGCTCACCAGCGCCCTCAAAGTGCCTTTTTACTCTGAATTGTCCCAGAGTGGCGACGCCGGCCAGGGCAACCTCGCCAACCTGTTGCTGCTCAGCCTGCTGTGGTTGCTGCTGCTGACCGCCGCGGCCCGTCCACAGTGGTACGGCGAGCCCATTGCACAGAAGAGCAGCGCCCGGGACCTGCTGGTGGCAGTGGACATTTCCGGCAGCATGGAGACCCCGGACATGTTGCTGGACGGCCGCCCGGCCATGCGCGTCGAAGCGGTGAAGCGGGTGGTGAGCGACTTTGTCGAACGGCGCGAGGGCGACCGCCTGGGACTGGTACTGTTCGGCACCCGCGCCTACCTGCAGGCGCCCCTCACCTACGACCGGAAAACCGTGGGCACGCTTTTACAGGAAGCGCAGATCGGCTTCGCCGGCCAGGGCACCGCCATCGGCGACGCCATCGGCTTGGCGGTCAAGCGCCTGACCCAGCGCCCCGCGGAACAGCGGGTGCTGATCCTGCTCACCGACGGCGCGAATACCGCCGGAGAAATCTCCCCCCGCAAAGCCGCCGAGCTGGCGCAGCAGGCGGGGGTGACCGTCTATACCATCGGCGTGGGCGCGGAGGAGATGATCCAGCCTGGCCTGCTGGGCAGCCGCTTCGGCGCGCGCCGCATCAACCCCTCCCGGGATCTGGACAGCGAGACCCTGCAGGCTATCGCCGACGAAACCGGTGGCCAGTATTTCCGGGCGCACAACCCGCAGGAACTGGTGGACATCTACAACGAACTGGACCGCCTGGAACCGGTGGAACAGGAGGCCGCCAGCTACCGCCCGCTGAAATCCCTGTATGTGTGGCCGCTGGGTGCAGCGCTGCTGCTGACCATGCTGTGGGCCGCGGTGCCACTGCTCGCCAGCGGGAGCGCCGAGTTCCAGCGCCGCAAAGCGGCCCCTGGGAACGCCGAGCTCGGGAGCGCCCGCCGCCAGCTCGGCAAAGCGGGCCGCAGGCCCGCCATAGAGCCCAGCTCCGCTGGTGAATACTCAAAGCGGAGCCAGTCAGCCTGA
- a CDS encoding HepT-like ribonuclease domain-containing protein, whose protein sequence is MSKDWRTYAMHILDSIAKIRRISDRGEITSDEVLYDAALRNLQTLSEATQRLPGNLKAEQADIPWKEISGFRNILVHNYLGDIDPEAVAQVVDKHLPPLEQAVRKMLEENE, encoded by the coding sequence GTGAGCAAAGACTGGCGGACCTATGCAATGCACATTCTCGACTCAATCGCCAAGATTCGGCGCATAAGCGATCGCGGCGAAATCACATCCGATGAAGTGCTATATGATGCGGCACTGCGCAATCTGCAAACCCTCTCGGAAGCAACCCAGCGGTTACCCGGCAACCTGAAAGCCGAGCAGGCGGATATTCCCTGGAAAGAAATCAGCGGATTTCGCAATATCCTGGTACACAACTACCTGGGCGACATCGACCCGGAAGCGGTCGCCCAGGTTGTGGACAAACACCTTCCCCCACTTGAGCAAGCTGTACGGAAGATGCTGGAAGAGAATGAGTAA
- a CDS encoding glycosyltransferase family 4 protein produces MTIWWLLPAVAGVSLFMTGALRRYALARSLMDIPNARSSHSEPTPRGGGVAIVLAFLVALPVLAFANILPWAVMWGLLGAGAGVAVIGFLDDHGHIPARWRVLGHFAGAIWALFWLGGLPPLSLFGMSLDLGWFGHALAAVYLVWLLNLYNFMDGIDGIASVEAICVCLGGALLYAMLGFSGSAQPTAGVMPMLLAAAVAGFLYWNFPPARIFMGDAGSGFLGIALGVLSLQAAWVAPELLWSWLILLGVFVLDATWTLMRRLLRGDKVYEAHRSHAYQYASRQFGKHLPVTLAVLGINLFWLLPIAIWVGLGGLDGLLGLLVAYLPLVVLAMKFRAGERE; encoded by the coding sequence ATGACTATCTGGTGGTTGCTGCCGGCCGTGGCCGGCGTTTCGCTTTTTATGACCGGCGCGTTGCGTCGTTACGCCTTGGCCCGCAGCCTGATGGATATCCCCAATGCGCGCAGCTCGCACTCGGAGCCGACGCCCCGCGGTGGTGGGGTGGCCATCGTGCTGGCTTTTCTGGTGGCTTTGCCGGTTTTGGCCTTTGCCAATATATTGCCCTGGGCTGTGATGTGGGGTCTGTTGGGGGCGGGTGCTGGCGTGGCTGTGATTGGTTTTTTGGATGACCACGGCCATATTCCCGCGCGTTGGCGGGTATTGGGTCACTTTGCCGGGGCCATTTGGGCATTGTTTTGGTTGGGCGGGCTGCCGCCGTTGAGCCTGTTCGGCATGAGCCTCGATCTGGGTTGGTTTGGCCATGCACTGGCCGCGGTCTACCTGGTGTGGTTGTTGAACCTCTACAACTTCATGGATGGCATCGATGGCATTGCCAGTGTCGAGGCTATTTGTGTGTGCCTGGGTGGGGCACTGTTGTACGCGATGCTGGGCTTCTCGGGCTCGGCACAGCCTACGGCTGGGGTCATGCCGATGCTGTTGGCGGCCGCGGTGGCGGGCTTCCTGTACTGGAACTTCCCGCCGGCACGGATCTTCATGGGCGATGCGGGCAGTGGTTTCCTAGGAATCGCTCTCGGGGTGTTGTCCCTGCAGGCAGCCTGGGTGGCGCCCGAGCTGCTGTGGAGCTGGCTGATTCTGCTCGGGGTTTTTGTGCTGGATGCGACCTGGACCTTGATGCGCCGTTTGCTGCGCGGGGACAAAGTGTATGAGGCGCATCGCAGCCATGCCTATCAGTACGCATCGCGCCAGTTCGGCAAGCATTTACCGGTGACCTTGGCGGTGCTGGGGATCAATCTGTTTTGGTTGCTGCCGATCGCCATCTGGGTTGGGCTCGGTGGGCTAGATGGCTTGCTGGGCTTGTTGGTTGCCTATCTGCCGCTTGTGGTGCTGGCGATGAAGTTCAGGGCAGGGGAACGGGAGTAG
- a CDS encoding nucleotidyltransferase domain-containing protein, producing MLLDTLHRQKREINALAKQYGARRIRVFGSVSRGEEKPDSDIDFLVDLPRGYDLFGQRIPLTQRLAELTGRQVEVIPEHELNRYIRDSVLKEAVDL from the coding sequence ATGTTACTCGACACCCTGCACCGCCAAAAAAGGGAAATCAACGCCCTGGCCAAGCAATACGGCGCTCGTCGGATCCGGGTATTCGGCTCCGTATCCCGTGGAGAAGAAAAACCGGATAGCGATATCGACTTCCTGGTAGACCTACCACGCGGCTACGATCTGTTTGGCCAGAGAATTCCACTCACACAGCGACTCGCCGAACTAACCGGTCGTCAAGTAGAAGTAATCCCCGAACACGAACTCAACCGGTATATCCGCGATTCAGTGCTGAAAGAGGCCGTTGACTTGTGA